A stretch of Microbacterium sp. LWH3-1.2 DNA encodes these proteins:
- a CDS encoding response regulator transcription factor, which yields MRILVVDDEVRLADGIRRGLEAEGFGVDVAHNGVDGLWRARETAYDAIVLDLMMPGMSGWKVCEALRAEENWTPVLMLTAKDGEWDQVEALETGADDYVTKPFSFAVLVARLRALIRRGGVERPTVLEAGDLRLDPGARRVWRGDAELDLTSREFSVLEHLIRHRGQVVSKRDLIAGVWNDDFEGDPNIVEVYVGHLRRKVDRPFARQAIETIRGAGYRLAADGG from the coding sequence ATGCGGATTCTGGTGGTGGATGACGAGGTGCGCCTGGCCGACGGCATCCGTCGCGGGCTGGAGGCCGAAGGCTTCGGGGTGGATGTCGCGCACAACGGTGTGGACGGACTGTGGCGAGCACGCGAGACGGCGTACGACGCGATCGTGCTCGACCTCATGATGCCCGGCATGAGCGGGTGGAAGGTCTGCGAGGCGCTGCGCGCGGAGGAGAACTGGACGCCGGTGCTCATGCTCACGGCGAAGGACGGCGAGTGGGACCAGGTCGAGGCGCTCGAGACCGGCGCCGACGACTACGTGACCAAGCCCTTCTCGTTCGCGGTGCTCGTCGCCCGTCTGCGTGCGCTGATCCGCCGCGGCGGGGTCGAGCGGCCGACCGTGCTCGAGGCGGGAGACCTGCGGCTGGACCCGGGGGCGCGAAGGGTCTGGCGCGGCGATGCCGAGCTCGACCTGACATCGCGGGAGTTCTCCGTGCTCGAGCACCTCATCCGCCATCGCGGGCAGGTGGTCTCCAAGCGCGACCTCATCGCCGGGGTGTGGAACGACGACTTCGAGGGCGACCCGAACATCGTCGAGGTGTATGTCGGGCACCTCCGGCGCAAGGTCGACCGGCCGTTCGCTCGCCAGGCGATCGAGACCATTCGCGGAGCGGGCTACCGACTGGCGGCGGACGGTGGCTGA
- a CDS encoding sensor histidine kinase, with amino-acid sequence MAEPRRRSLRTRITAAATLVVAAALVVGALAFYGILSASMHDATVRAGETRAEQLAARIDAEGPSAVTELDDDIAQVLDDEGRVVAASEEADSGDLPDSGGTVTYDDEPMLVVREDLDDGTLLLAVPVEDDQQTLATVAMLLAVAVAGVVALVAGITWWVVGRALRPVSRIRAEVDDITADRLDRRVAVPSSGDEIAALAGTMNRMLDRLDAAATAQRRFVSDASHELRSPLATIRQHAELAQLHPDATSVDDLAGVVHDEGLRMQELVDALLLLTRLDERAVLQRDDVDVDDLALAEAKRLRAAGAVVDATGVRAARVRGDARLLGQLVRNLADNAARHARTAVAIGVLERDGQVLLTVDDDGEGVPIEERERIFERFVRLDEARARDAGGSGLGLAIARAIAEAEGGSIRVEHSPLGGARFAVSLPAAR; translated from the coding sequence GTGGCTGAGCCGCGGCGCCGCTCATTGCGGACGCGCATCACTGCGGCCGCGACGCTCGTCGTCGCCGCCGCGCTGGTGGTGGGGGCGCTGGCGTTCTACGGCATCCTGTCTGCCAGCATGCATGACGCGACGGTGCGCGCCGGGGAGACGCGCGCCGAGCAGCTCGCCGCGCGGATCGACGCCGAGGGTCCGTCGGCGGTGACCGAGCTCGACGACGACATCGCCCAGGTGCTCGACGACGAGGGGCGTGTCGTCGCCGCCTCCGAGGAGGCCGACAGCGGAGACCTGCCGGATTCCGGGGGGACCGTCACATACGACGACGAGCCGATGCTCGTCGTGCGGGAAGATCTCGACGACGGCACCCTGCTCCTCGCCGTGCCGGTGGAGGACGACCAGCAGACGCTTGCGACGGTGGCGATGCTGCTGGCGGTCGCCGTCGCCGGCGTCGTCGCGCTGGTCGCGGGGATCACGTGGTGGGTCGTCGGGCGGGCGCTGCGCCCGGTCTCGCGCATCCGTGCGGAGGTCGACGACATCACCGCCGATCGCCTCGACCGTCGAGTGGCCGTTCCGTCGTCGGGCGACGAGATCGCGGCCCTCGCGGGAACGATGAACCGCATGCTGGACCGATTGGATGCTGCCGCCACCGCGCAGCGCCGCTTCGTGTCCGACGCCTCGCACGAGCTGCGCTCACCCCTGGCGACGATTCGCCAGCACGCCGAGCTGGCGCAGCTGCACCCCGACGCGACCTCTGTCGACGACCTCGCCGGGGTGGTGCACGACGAGGGCCTCAGGATGCAGGAGCTCGTCGACGCCCTGCTGCTGCTGACCCGGCTCGACGAGAGGGCGGTCCTGCAGAGGGACGACGTCGACGTGGACGACCTCGCGCTCGCCGAGGCGAAGCGGCTCCGCGCAGCGGGCGCGGTGGTGGATGCGACCGGCGTCCGCGCGGCGCGGGTGCGCGGTGATGCGCGCTTGCTCGGTCAGCTGGTGCGCAATCTCGCCGACAACGCGGCCCGCCACGCGCGGACCGCCGTCGCGATCGGCGTGCTCGAGCGCGATGGGCAGGTGCTGCTGACGGTCGACGACGACGGTGAAGGCGTGCCGATCGAGGAGCGCGAGCGCATCTTCGAGCGCTTCGTGCGACTCGACGAGGCCCGCGCGCGCGACGCCGGGGGCAGCGGCCTGGGGCTCGCGATCGCGCGTG